GTTGTAAGGGTGTGCAGGAACCCATCCCAAACCCATCCCAAACCAATCCCATGACCGGGGAGATGAATGTAGATGAACCCCACTGGACATAAATACGTCAGGATTAACTTGAGAAAAAGGTTGATTCTGAAGGGGCGTAATGTATTCTGTCCCCTCTCTTTCTGATACCAAGATTGCCCCTGTGGCGTCATGGGTGCGTCACGGGACGTTTTTCAGGCAGAGAATATTGACTTTTCAGTAAGTCATAACTTGCTTGCAATAAGTAGGTTGAGGTTAAAATGGCGTGGTAGCTCAGTTGGTAGAGCAGCGGACTGAAAATCCGCGTGTCGTCGGTTCGATTCCGACCCTCGCCACCATCATTAATCCATTCTCATTCAATAAGTTACACAAACCGCTGCTCTACCAACTGAGCTACCCGGCAGTAATTTTGGCAGTAATCAGAGTCCGTCCAGAGTTGAGTGGCACAGTATTTCCCATCTCAATTTTTCCCAGTAGATGGGGAGAAAACCGTTCCGTGGCTCCTACGGAGTCGAAACGGAGAACACTCAATCGTTCACTGACGGAGTGGTACCCCGGCCCTTGTCATCCCCGACTCCAATCTCTATCAGAAGAGGGCATGATCGCCGCATAGTAATATTAGGAATGTACACCCTGTTAATGGCATGTACCGATAGGGGGAACCCTGATACGAGAATCAGGGTTCCCCCTATATCTATTGTTGTGATAACTCCCCATTGTTCCAAAAACGGATTATGTAGGGAGGTGACCATGATGATTGTGAAACTCTTGAACTATTTGTGCCATTTGAACCCAATATCCATAGCCGTTGATGATGTTGATCACGACCACAAAATGACAGGGATTAAGCAGGTAGATCGCAAGCAGTCGGAACGGAAGCAGATAGAGAGAGAATCACAAGTGAACAATATGCTAAGTCAATCCCTCCTGAGAAAAGTTGTGGACGATTTCTGGCTGGCAGATTCTTTTGAAAGCCATATGTTCCCCTACAAATCATAGGGAATCGTAAGTGAAGTAAAATGAACATAATTCACCCTGCTAAGACGAAGAAGACGACGACAACGAAGAAGAACGGGAAAGAATCTGCAATATCCCTGAAAGCCGTGGTTATTGATAATGACCAAAATGCCTTAAACGTGATGAGGCACATTTTAGAACGCAGGGGTTATGACGTAAAAACCTATGATGATCCCGTACAGTCGCCAATGTATATTCGCAAGAGTTGTCCCTGCTCCATGAACGAAGAAGGGTGCCCAGACCTCATAATTTCTAACTACAGTATGAAGGGGGTAAATGGGGCGGAACTATTAGAATGGCGCTACTGGTAAATGGATGTCGTTGTAGTCATCTCGCTATAGTTTCAGAGACAGCAATTCCTGAAGCGGACATATTGCGAGTGGTGAAATATGGAGTACGATATTTTATAAAATCCCGTGCTTTTGAGAACTTTTATGATTGGCTTGTTAAAGTTGAGCAACGGGTTTTGACAGATTATCTGCCGATTTATCGCAGGATGTTACCCACTAAAATCTAAGAACCCGCATTCCTTGTGTTTATCTGATCCAGCCCTCAGTCGTTATTATGTTTATTTCTCTGATAATAATATAAGAAATTTGAAAGAGGCTGGCACAGTAGACCCCTATAGAGAATTACCCCGTCCATAAAGAGTTTGGCGGTAATGTTTGAAATATAAAGTTCCGAAAACAGAAAAGGTAAATTGATAATGAAAAAGGCGACCAATAAAAAGACGGCTAAGAAAGCCGCAAACAATCATTCATTTGAGGTGAAGCGGGTAATCTCTAAAGTTTGTCCTAAAAATATTAACGAAATTGAATGGAGTCTTACTGCAGATGAAATTCAACTGAATGTAACTATTGCCTTCAATGATGCCAAAGCCGTAAAGGTTATTCGGAAAATTAAAGACTTTCACAAGACGGGTATAAATCCAATTACAGAGGAAGAAAACCGAATCTTTGGGAAAGTTTGGGATGGTTGTCATGCCGAAATTGCCAACCTTTTGGGGTACGATATTCATGAAAAAATGAATCCGATAATTGATATTGTATCTGTTAGGTAGACGATTCCATGAACTCTGCGGGGCATTGGTCTTTCAGTGAGCGGATTTTAGAGTCAGATCTTGTTGGAATGAATACCTGTCCGAAATGTAAACGTGACTTTGAAGGGGAATGCCGACCATGACTATAAATAATATTCGTATCCATCTGATAGAGCGTGATGCCGGAATTACAAAGGTTGATGGTCAGGTATGGGAAAGCGGCTTTTGGGTGATTTCTGAATCCAATGCCCAAAAACTCATAAATGGCTCAATCTTCTTCCATAAAAAACTAAAGGAACCCTCATTCTTTGGCGGTATCATTCAGAATTACCGCATACAGGAAGATGGTGCACACAGTGGAAGCGTCATATTTAAATTTGAGTATCAGGCTGACCATAGAAACATCAAGGCAGAGAATCGGGGATGGAGCAATGAGATAAAGATAGTTCTCGATAAGTGAGGCATTATTTTTATCCGACATTGATGACCTGCATTGGAAACATGGGGGAGGGGAAGCGTTGGCAATCAGCCTTATCCTTTCCCTTGGCGATAATTCTGATCAACTCATTCTTGAAGCCTCCAAATCCTATAACTGCCCCCGTGTCTTTGCTGTAAGGGGTATCGGGTCAATGAGGTGTAGTCACCTTTCCTTCCGAATGTTTCCCATCTGCCTCTCAGGGTATCCCTTACTCCATTTTCAGGTTCTACGCCGTTGCGATGTCTCTGTTTCCATCATACGGTTAAGTTGAAAAACGAAATGACCGTAATATTCACGAATGCATAGGAAGAGGACATAACTTATGAAGAAGGCAGTAACAGCTACAAAGACAGTGATAAAGACAGCGGGTAAAAAAGTGCGGTTTGAACTGGTAACACATCCGGGGCGTGAGGTTTTCGTGGCCGGTAGCTTCAATGGTTGGAATCCCGTCCAGCAGTCATTAAAGCCGCACAGTAAGACTGGAGCATATGTCGCAACTTTGAATCTTCCATCGGGTTCTCATGAATACAAGTTCGTCGTTGATGGAATCTGGCAAATTGACCCCGTTAACCTCAGCCTGACTCCTGATGGCGAGGGTTCCTTCAACAATATATTATTGGTCTAGTCCAACGATTACATGAGCTGGGGGGTGCGGTTCAGCCGACCTCATAGAGACGTTTACCACCCGCCCCGTTCCTCTTGTTTGTGATATCCAGTCAGTCTGGGCAAATCTTTAACCATTACAGAATCGGAGTCTTATGACTAATCAGGAAACTATTCTTCGTCGTCGGGAGGCTGATCTCAAGCAAGGGATGAAGGAGCTTGCACGTGAGTTAGCTCAAACGCTTGTTCTGCTTCCTCACAAAGGCAATTGTAAGTGCGGGATGATGTTGACGGAGAAGGACAAAAAGCCAAATTTGGAAAACTATTGTTGTCCTCGTTGTGGGGAATCAGGTTCCCCGATGTTACTTGACCAATCAGTCCCCTCCTTGAGTGATGCTACTTCGCGAAATTAATTAAAAGGCGGTAATTTCTGATCTTTCATTTTGATAAAACCTGTGACCTTTTCAGAATCTGACCTCTGATCCAAATTTCCTTTTAATTTCACATTAAGGCGTAGCAACACGTTGTAGGGGATCACACCATGATTCAGGAGGCTTTTATGAAAGCATGGAGATTGATCTTATCGGTATTCGTGATGTCATATGTCTCTGGGTGTTTGACAGCAACCAAGACGGAAAGATTCAAAGTAGAGGATGGATTAACAATTGTGTGCGTTGATAGATCTAAAATGTCAGATACTCTCAGAAGAGAAGTGGAGGGTTTGCCGTTGGCGCCACATTATGCTGCCTATTATGTCCGGAAGACAGAGACAATATATGTCCCATGGTCAGGAGAGTTTGATATAAACAACCAACCACTTCCTGATTTCCGATTTCTTGGCCATGAAATGTGGCACCATTGCGCAGGATTGTGGCATGGTTCAATTCCGCACTATGAGAAAACAAACTGACAAATAATTGGTTCCAACCTCTAGGCATCGCCATGGAAGTATCCCGGGTTCTTTCGGCTCCACTTTTTTGACTTGCCCGCTTGCTGGCCGCTCGGCATTCCGGCTTCCAGAAGGGCAATCGCCTGTCGCCCTTCCGACATATCATAAGGGGCATAGATCAACGTCTGTTTGATGTCCGAATGCCGCATCAGACCCTTCAGGACCTCCAGACGCACGCCTTTCCTCCGCACCGGCTTCGTCGGTGGGATTCCGGAGACGTCAAACGGGGCGACAACCCGACCCTTCTATAAGACAAAAGTACTCAGGGGTGATACCATGTGCCTTTTCCTTTGCCCTCTTGTGTCAGCAGTCGCTTTTCGACAAGGCTTTTCAGGTGGGACTTGATGGTGTTGCGACTTGCCCCTGTTATCTTTTGAAGCTCACGCACGGTCACACGCCCCTGCTCACGGGCGGCGACGAGTATATCTTGAGTAAGTTTTGGCGTTGCCAGCAGTTCCTTCTCCCTCTCAAGTTTCTTTGCCAGAATGTCCACCTGCTTCTTCAGCGATTGCAGGAAAAACATGATCCAGTCACCCAGTTGGGCATTGTCGGTGTAGAGGTTTGCCTGAGCCCGCCGCAGGGCGAGGTAATAGCGGTCTTTATTCTCCTCGATTATCCGCTCCAGTGAGCTGTAAGGGACATAAAGATATCCGGCCTTCAGCAGGAACAGCGTCGTCAAGACTCGGGAGAGTCGCCCATTGCCGTCCTGAAAGGGATGGATGGCGAGGAAATTTACAATGAAGATGGCCGTGAGAATTAGGTTGTGGTGGCGGTTGGCTGTGGTCTCCGTGTTAACCCACTCAACGAGTTCCCTCATTTTCCGAGGAGTGTCAAAGGGTGTGGCAGTCTGGAAGATGATGCCTACACTCTTCCCTTCACTGTCAAATGCCTCTACGTTGTTCGACAGCTTCTTATACTCGCCCCGATGCCGCACATCCTTGGTCGAGTGCTTCAGCAGTATCTGGTGCAGTTGCTTGATGTGGTTTTCAGTAACCGGAATATCGTCATAGGACTCAAAAATCAGATTCATGGCGTCCGCATATCCCGCCACCTCCTGTTCATCCCTCGAATGGAAGTGCTTTAGCCCAACGCCAGACAGCAGGCGTTCGATCTCAGTGTCCGTCAGCTTTACCCCTTCAATGCGGGTAGACGATCCGACAGACTCAACCGTCGCCACCTTCCGAAGAAGGTTCAGCCTATCCGGTGCAATGTTCCGAAACGCTCGCCACGCCCCCTTGAATTCGTCGATACTTGCGATAATTCGTAGGACTTCAGGGCTGATCGTGAATGAAGGTGTATCCATATTGTTATCCATATATATCCAAATACCCGTCAGCGTCAATGTCGGATTTATGGATTCTTATGGGCATGATTATGGATACGAAGGCTTGTATGAATCGGCTTTGGATGTGAGCGAATGTGATCGATCATTTCACCTACGCTTCACCCAAAGTCTTGCTATCGGGAATCAAGGAGATCAAACTAAAAGGAAAGCAATTTTAGAGATGCGTATGAATGGCACCATAGACGGGGCTTAAAAATGAGTGACGCTGGACACCTGAAATTGAGAAATCAAGCAGCCGACAAGGTCCTTGCCAACGCCAAAGAGGCCGCCGCGAAGGTCCTTGCCAATGCCCAAGAAGCCGCCGCCAGGGTTCTTGCCGACATCCCGCTAACCAGCGATAAAGCTCAGACGAATGCAAAGGAATCCGCTATCAAAGCGGCTGAAGTCGTATTGGCGGCCACCACTCAAGCGGCTGATATAGTGCTTGCCGCTGCCGACAAGGCGGCCGAGGAGCTGAGGCGGACCGAAACGATCCGTTATGAGAATAATGAGCGGTATACCGCAATCATCCAGACCGCTATGGATGGCTTCGTCCTGTTAGATATGCGGGGACATCTATTGGAAGTCAATGAGACTTACTGCCTGATGACTGGATACAGCAAGCAGGAACTGCTCGCCATGAGCATTTCCGATCTTGAAGCCGCCGAAATAGCCACGGACACCGTCGGGCACATCCGGAAAATCATGTCTCAGGGGGCCGATCGTTTCGAGTCCCAGCAACGACGTAAAGACGGAACTATTTTCGATGTTGAAGTCACCGTTCAGTATCGGGATATCGCAGGCGGGCAGATGGTGGCTTTTCTTCGGGACATCACCGACCGCAAAAAAGCCGGACAACTCCTGCGTGAGAGCGAAGAACTGCTCCGGGAGTCACAGGATATTGCCAATTTGGGAAGTTATGTCCTGAATATTCCTATTGGCATGTGGAAAAGTTCGGTAGTTATGGACCGGGTGTTTGGGATCGATCAGGCCTACGAACGGTCTGTCGAGGGGTGGATCAACTTGGTTCATCCCGATGACCGCACGATGATGGGGGATTATTTTCAAAATGAGGTGTTGGGGAAAGGATACTCTTTCGATAAGGAATACCGGATTATTCGGCAGAATGATCAGGCACCACGCTGGGTTCACGGAACCGGTAAGGTGGAGTATGATGCCCAAAAACGACCCCTTAAAATGTTGGGAACCATTCAGGATATTACCGAACGGAAGAAGGCGGACCTCTATCGGGAAACGGGGCGGGACGTTCTGCAAACACTTAATGCATCGGTCGATGTCAAAGAAAGTATTCATCGGGCCATATCTGTATTGAAAGCGCGAACAGGATTCGATGCGGTGGGAATACGCCTGAAACATAACGATGACTTCACCTATTTTGATCAAAATGGGTTTTCAGCAGAGTTCCTGCTGACGGAAAATTCGTTAGTAGAGCGTGATGCCAATGGCTGTGTATGTAGGGATAAAAGCGGGAATGTCGCTTTAGAGTGTACTTGTGGTTTGGTCATTTCCGGGAAAACCGACCCGACCCTGCCATTCTTTACTCCAGGAGGTGGTTTCTGGGTTAACAATTCAGTTCCACTCCTGGAGATCCCCTCTGATGCTGATCCACGGCATCATCCCCGTAATCTATGTATTCATGAAGGCTATGCCACCGTTGTTCTTGTGCCCATCCGCACTAAGGATGGGATAGTCGGTCTTCTTCAGTTAAATCGACGACAAAAAGGCTCTTTGACCCTGGAAATCGTAGAGATTATTGAGGGAATTGCGGCAAATATCGGGGCGGCCATCGTGCGTATGAAGGTGGAGGAGGAGCGGAATACACTCGAAATCCAACTCCGGCAAGCCAGCAAGATGGAGGCCGTCGGGCGGTTGGCCGGGGGGGTGGCTCATGATTTCAATAACATGCTGGGCGTGATACTCGGTCATGCTGAAATGGCTATGGAGCAAATCGATCCATCCATGCCGATCTGTGACGACTTGAGGGAAATTGTTAAGGCGGCCCAGCGATCGGCCGATCTTACCCGTCAATTGTTGACCTTTGCCCGCAAGCAGGTCATCGCCCCGAAAGCCATCGACGTGAATCTGATTTTGGCGGGTGCAGCCAAGATGTTGCAGCGGCTCACTGGTGAGAATGTCAGCTATATTATGAAGCCCGCTGCTGATTTGTGGAAAATCAAGATAGATCCGTCCCAACTGGAACACGTTCTGGCAAATATGTGTGTCAACGCGAGGGATGCCATTACGGATGTCGGCAATATTGTCATTAAGACGGAAAATTGCTCCTTTGACCGAGATTACTGCGCGCATCATCCGCATTTTGTGCAGGGAGAGTTTGTGCGTATTTCCGTGAGTGATAACGGATGTGGTATGGATCAGGAGACGCTTTCCCGTATATTTGAGCCCTTCTATACGACCAAGGAAATCGGCAGGGGCACTGGCCTTGGGCTGGCTATGGTATATGGCGCCTTACAGCAGAATAACGGGTTCATTAATGTAGAGAGCACGCTTGGGAAAGGCTCAACCTTTGACCTCTATCTGCCTCGTTATACGGGTGGGGAAGACGGACAGGAAAACACAATAATTTTTACAAAACCATCCCTTTCCCTTTCAAAGACCATTTTGTTAGTTGAGGATGAGGCGGGTCTCCTGAAGTTGATCAAAGCGATGCTCGAACAGCAGGGACATCTTGTGTTTGCCGCAGATACCCCGGGCCGAGCCTTAGTCCAGGCCAAGGAATTAGGCGACAAGATAGACCTTATTGTAACTGATGTGGTGATGCCTGAAATGAATGGCAGTGAGTTGGTCGAGCAACTGAAAGCCCTCAATCCCCGCCTCAAGCACCTTTTTATGTCAGGCTATACCGCAAGCATGATTGCCCAACACGGTATATTGTCGGGAGGGGTTCATCTCATCCAAAAACCATTCACCAAGGAAGACTTTATCGCAAAAGTTAACACGGTCCTTAGCGGTAAATAGGCAATATTAACGTGACGCAAGTGCCTTTTTTGGGCTGACTTGCCACTTCAAGGCGTCCGCCAAACGATTCTGCCCGTTCCTGGATCCTGAAAAGACCGAAACGGCTCCCTTCCTCGTTGCTTTGTTTTGGATCAAAACCGACCCCTGTATCTTTGACCTCAATCCTGATCAGATCGTTCTGTGTGGAGCCCAATCTCAGTTCAGCCGTTTTCGCCTGGGTGTGTTTGACCACATTCAGCAGCAACTCCCGAACCGCTTCGAAGGCGAATGTTTTCAACTCGCCCGAAATCGGCGGAACACGTTTTGGGGTTCTGACGATCACGGACAACCCCGTCTTCTTTCTGACGTCTGCGGCCAGCCATTCAAGCGCATTTTTGATTCCCAAATGACTCAGAACCGGAGGATGTAAATCCGTGGTCAATGTGCGGGTCAACTGAATGGATTCATCAAGATCTTTCACCAGCTGATCCGCCCAGCTGATCAGGGTGGGGGTCGAGCTTTCCTCCTTGAGGTGAGAGACGCGGAACTTCATTCCGCAGAGATGTTGCTGAAGTTGTTCGTGCAGGATATCGGCGACCCGCCGGCGTTCGGTATGTTCAGCCCTCGTCAATTTCTCGGCCAGTTGCCTGAGCCGGAGCGTGCGGTCCTTCACCTTCTGTTCGAGGCTGTCATTTGTCTGTTTGAGTCTTTCTTCCAGACGTTTGCGGGCGGTGACTTCAATCGTGGCGCAGATGACTCCGGTGATCTTCCCGCTCCCGTCCCGCAAGGGCTCGGTGATCGTATCATGAAACGTCTTGCCTGCAGGCATATCGATGGTGACCTCTTCACGATGACCCACCCCCGTCTTCATCACCTTCCTTTTGACCTGCATGAAGCGCCTGGCTTCAGAAGGCGTGAAGATATCGCTGTCCCGCTTACCCAGGAAGTCCTCAACCTTGAAATGGGGTGCAATATTACAAATCCACGTGTAACGCAGTTCCCGATCCTGGGTGAATACCACGGTGGGTGAGCCTGACAGGGCAATTCGGAACCGATCATTGCTTATCCGTAGCGACTCGTTGCTCAACTGCAGGGCTTCTTCCGTTTCCTTGCGCCGGGTGATGTCGACGACTTGGGTGATCCGATATTGGGGCGGCTGACTGCCATCATCAACCAGCGACGAATTGACCTCGCCCCACACGATTTTCCCGTTTTTATGAAGGTAACGTTTCTCGAAGCGGCTATAGGGGCGTCCTCCCGAATGTAACTGGCGGATCTTTATCATCGTCGTCGCCAAATCGTCGGGATGGGTGATGTCGCGAACCGTCTGTCCGAGCAGTTCCTTCTTTGAATATCCCAGAAATTGACAGAGGGCGCGGTTGACCCGAAGAAACACGTTCTTCTTTGAGGATAGGATCGCCATGCCGATGGAGATGTTGTCGTGCCAAAGGTACTCTCCTCCGAGCTGTCGGGCGATCGCGGCCTCTGATTTCCCAAAGTCAGGCTTACTCATGAAAGAGAGTCTAGCGGGATGAAGACGGCTGTAAAGAAATTTGGGTAAGGCAGACGCTTAGCCATGCCGCAGGCATTCGACGGGGCGGAGTTTGGCGGCCTGAGCGGCGGGGGCCAGGCCGAATACGACCCCAACCAGCCAGGATACGCCCAGGGCGGTGAGGACCGCGCCCGGAGTGAATACGCCCGGCCAGCCGGTGAATTGGGCGGCCACCGGCACGGCCACAAAGCCAAGCAGGCAGCCGATGAGGCCGCCGGTCGTGGATAACACCACGGTCTCCGCGAGAAATTGCCACAGGATGTCGCGTTGGGAGGCCCCGATGGCGCGCCGTACCCCGATTTCAGGGATCCGTTCCGTGACCACCGCCAGCATGATGTTCATGATCCCGATGCCGCCGACCAGGAGGGAGATGCCGGCAATCGCCAGCAGCACCATGTTGAGCACCCGCTGGGTTCGTTGTTTGCTCAGGAGCAGGTCCAGTGGAACAGTGACCAGCACATCGGACGAGGAATGGGTTTGGGAGATCATGCGCTGAACGACCTGGGCGGCATCCATGATAATTTTTTCATCCGTCAGGTTGATGACCACCTGGCCCACCTCGGTGCGGGTGAGTTCCACGCTGCCGCTCTCACGCTTGACACTGGTGGTGCCGTACAGCCGGCGGGCCGTGACGTAGGGCATGAAGATCCCGACGGAGCCCAGACGGGACGGGAGCCGGACCACTCCGATGATTTTAACGTATTTGCCCCCGATCCGGACGCTTTTCCCGACCGCTTCCCCGAAACCGGTGAGGGCACCGGCGACCGGCTCCGTCACCACCGCCACGGCATGACCCTGCAGGTTGTCGATCTCCGAAATCAGCCGTCCCTTTACTAGGGTCGTCTGGAACAGGGTGAAATAATCCGGGGTCACCCCCAGCACGCGGGTGTCGATCCGCTGGCTTTCCTGATACACATTCCGTTTTACCAGGTGTGCCATCGTGATCGAGGCGTCAGGAAAGAGGGCTTGGATGCGCAGCACATCCCGGAACGTCAGCCCATAATGATACAGGGCCAGACCCTGGTTGGAGGTGGGGGGCGGGGACTTCTGTGAGGCACTGGTGGCGGGTACGGAATCCATGATGATATTGTTCAGGCCGAGGCCTTGGATTTCCTTGAGCACGGTGCGTTGGGCACCTTCCCCGATGGCCATCATCGTGACGACCGCGCCGACCCCGAACATGACGCCCAGCAGGGTCAGGAGGGAGCGGAGTTTGTGGCGGAACAAATTCCGGGCCCCATCCAGGCCCAGTTCCAGGATCCAGGTCGGGCGTCTTCTCATGTGCCTGCCCCTTCGGTCAGGATGCCGTCGGCAATCCGGACAATCCGGGGGATTCGTTGGGCGACATGGAGATCATGGGTGATCACGATCAGGGTCTTTCCCTGCCGGTGCAGGCTATCGAATATCGCGAGGATTTCCTGGCCGCTTTTGGAGTCCAGATTCCCGGTGGGTTCGTCGGCCAGGATCATGGGGGGATTGGTGACCAGGGCCCGGGAAATGGCCACGCGCTGGCATTCGCCGCCCGAGAGTTGCCGGGGACGATGGGTGAGCCGATGTCCGAGGTTCACGGCTTCCAGTTGGGCCGTGGCCCGTTGCCGTCGTTCATGGGCGGGGACCCCCTGGTAGAAAAGAGGAAGCTCAACGTTTTCAATGATCGACAGGTGGTTGATGAGGTGGAACGATTGGAACACAAACCCGATGAATTGCCCTCTGAATTTGGAAAGTTCCTGGTCCGTGAACGTGGTGGTGTCGCGTCCCCCGTAATTCAGGATGCCGGAAGTGGGGGCATCCAGCAACCCCAGCAGATTCAGAAGGGTGGATTTGCCCGAGCCGGACGGCCCCAGGATGCCCACATATTCCCCCTCGGCCACCTTGAGGTTAACCTCCTGGAGGGCGCGAACCCCGGCACCGGCGGGGAAGATTTTCGAGACATTAATCAGTTCGATCATGAGGGGGACGGGGTAGACGGTTTCTCGGGAGGATTCAGTAACACCTTTTCACCCGCCTTGAGCCCGTCCAGGATTTCGACAAACTGGACGGACGCTTTGCCGATTTTGACTTCCTGGCGTTTGCCCTGCAGGCCGCTGGCCGGGTATACAAAAAACTTGTCCCCATCCCTGAACACCGCCTGAACGGGGAGGGTGACGGTCCGGGGAATGGTGTCGACAATAATTTCCGCATCACAGGAGAAACCGGGGCGTAATTCCTTGGTGTATTTCAGGGTGATTTCCACTTTGAATTCCTTGAGATCACCGGCCCACCAGCCGCCGGAATTCGCCACTTCGGCCACTTTGAA
This sequence is a window from bacterium. Protein-coding genes within it:
- a CDS encoding Fic family protein, translating into MDNNMDTPSFTISPEVLRIIASIDEFKGAWRAFRNIAPDRLNLLRKVATVESVGSSTRIEGVKLTDTEIERLLSGVGLKHFHSRDEQEVAGYADAMNLIFESYDDIPVTENHIKQLHQILLKHSTKDVRHRGEYKKLSNNVEAFDSEGKSVGIIFQTATPFDTPRKMRELVEWVNTETTANRHHNLILTAIFIVNFLAIHPFQDGNGRLSRVLTTLFLLKAGYLYVPYSSLERIIEENKDRYYLALRRAQANLYTDNAQLGDWIMFFLQSLKKQVDILAKKLEREKELLATPKLTQDILVAAREQGRVTVRELQKITGASRNTIKSHLKSLVEKRLLTQEGKGKGTWYHP
- a CDS encoding ABC transporter ATP-binding protein; translation: MIELINVSKIFPAGAGVRALQEVNLKVAEGEYVGILGPSGSGKSTLLNLLGLLDAPTSGILNYGGRDTTTFTDQELSKFRGQFIGFVFQSFHLINHLSIIENVELPLFYQGVPAHERRQRATAQLEAVNLGHRLTHRPRQLSGGECQRVAISRALVTNPPMILADEPTGNLDSKSGQEILAIFDSLHRQGKTLIVITHDLHVAQRIPRIVRIADGILTEGAGT
- a CDS encoding response regulator — translated: MNIIHPAKTKKTTTTKKNGKESAISLKAVVIDNDQNALNVMRHILERRGYDVKTYDDPVQSPMYIRKSCPCSMNEEGCPDLIISNYSMKGVNGAELLEWRYW
- a CDS encoding PAS domain S-box protein codes for the protein MSDAGHLKLRNQAADKVLANAKEAAAKVLANAQEAAARVLADIPLTSDKAQTNAKESAIKAAEVVLAATTQAADIVLAAADKAAEELRRTETIRYENNERYTAIIQTAMDGFVLLDMRGHLLEVNETYCLMTGYSKQELLAMSISDLEAAEIATDTVGHIRKIMSQGADRFESQQRRKDGTIFDVEVTVQYRDIAGGQMVAFLRDITDRKKAGQLLRESEELLRESQDIANLGSYVLNIPIGMWKSSVVMDRVFGIDQAYERSVEGWINLVHPDDRTMMGDYFQNEVLGKGYSFDKEYRIIRQNDQAPRWVHGTGKVEYDAQKRPLKMLGTIQDITERKKADLYRETGRDVLQTLNASVDVKESIHRAISVLKARTGFDAVGIRLKHNDDFTYFDQNGFSAEFLLTENSLVERDANGCVCRDKSGNVALECTCGLVISGKTDPTLPFFTPGGGFWVNNSVPLLEIPSDADPRHHPRNLCIHEGYATVVLVPIRTKDGIVGLLQLNRRQKGSLTLEIVEIIEGIAANIGAAIVRMKVEEERNTLEIQLRQASKMEAVGRLAGGVAHDFNNMLGVILGHAEMAMEQIDPSMPICDDLREIVKAAQRSADLTRQLLTFARKQVIAPKAIDVNLILAGAAKMLQRLTGENVSYIMKPAADLWKIKIDPSQLEHVLANMCVNARDAITDVGNIVIKTENCSFDRDYCAHHPHFVQGEFVRISVSDNGCGMDQETLSRIFEPFYTTKEIGRGTGLGLAMVYGALQQNNGFINVESTLGKGSTFDLYLPRYTGGEDGQENTIIFTKPSLSLSKTILLVEDEAGLLKLIKAMLEQQGHLVFAADTPGRALVQAKELGDKIDLIVTDVVMPEMNGSELVEQLKALNPRLKHLFMSGYTASMIAQHGILSGGVHLIQKPFTKEDFIAKVNTVLSGK
- a CDS encoding ABC transporter permease, which codes for MRRRPTWILELGLDGARNLFRHKLRSLLTLLGVMFGVGAVVTMMAIGEGAQRTVLKEIQGLGLNNIIMDSVPATSASQKSPPPTSNQGLALYHYGLTFRDVLRIQALFPDASITMAHLVKRNVYQESQRIDTRVLGVTPDYFTLFQTTLVKGRLISEIDNLQGHAVAVVTEPVAGALTGFGEAVGKSVRIGGKYVKIIGVVRLPSRLGSVGIFMPYVTARRLYGTTSVKRESGSVELTRTEVGQVVINLTDEKIIMDAAQVVQRMISQTHSSSDVLVTVPLDLLLSKQRTQRVLNMVLLAIAGISLLVGGIGIMNIMLAVVTERIPEIGVRRAIGASQRDILWQFLAETVVLSTTGGLIGCLLGFVAVPVAAQFTGWPGVFTPGAVLTALGVSWLVGVVFGLAPAAQAAKLRPVECLRHG
- a CDS encoding glycogen-binding domain-containing protein, with protein sequence MKKAVTATKTVIKTAGKKVRFELVTHPGREVFVAGSFNGWNPVQQSLKPHSKTGAYVATLNLPSGSHEYKFVVDGIWQIDPVNLSLTPDGEGSFNNILLV
- a CDS encoding PAS domain S-box protein, which gives rise to MSKPDFGKSEAAIARQLGGEYLWHDNISIGMAILSSKKNVFLRVNRALCQFLGYSKKELLGQTVRDITHPDDLATTMIKIRQLHSGGRPYSRFEKRYLHKNGKIVWGEVNSSLVDDGSQPPQYRITQVVDITRRKETEEALQLSNESLRISNDRFRIALSGSPTVVFTQDRELRYTWICNIAPHFKVEDFLGKRDSDIFTPSEARRFMQVKRKVMKTGVGHREEVTIDMPAGKTFHDTITEPLRDGSGKITGVICATIEVTARKRLEERLKQTNDSLEQKVKDRTLRLRQLAEKLTRAEHTERRRVADILHEQLQQHLCGMKFRVSHLKEESSTPTLISWADQLVKDLDESIQLTRTLTTDLHPPVLSHLGIKNALEWLAADVRKKTGLSVIVRTPKRVPPISGELKTFAFEAVRELLLNVVKHTQAKTAELRLGSTQNDLIRIEVKDTGVGFDPKQSNEEGSRFGLFRIQERAESFGGRLEVASQPKKGTCVTLILPIYR